The following proteins are encoded in a genomic region of Hippoglossus hippoglossus isolate fHipHip1 chromosome 3, fHipHip1.pri, whole genome shotgun sequence:
- the LOC117752042 gene encoding LOW QUALITY PROTEIN: photoreceptor-specific nuclear receptor-like (The sequence of the model RefSeq protein was modified relative to this genomic sequence to represent the inferred CDS: deleted 1 base in 1 codon) → MMEDHLSKIPMMPSSSPSESSASGGSDDSRGAKSPAPGKALSPALVCRVCGDTSSGKHYGIYACNGCSGFFKRSVRRRLIYRCQAGTGMCAVDKAHRNQCQACRLKKCLQAGMNKDAVQNERQPRSTAQVRLDSIDVDTDKETWPPHGSPPPRPPPRPPLPPPPRCISPQNNHRFMASLMTAETCAKLEPEDVDENIDVTSNEPERASSEYHMALYPSSSENVYETSARLLFMSVKWAKNLPVFSNLPFRDQVILLEEAWSELFLLCAIQWSLPLDSCPLLSLPDLCPGMQGKTSYTSLDLRLLQEVFSRFKALAVDPTEFACLKAIVLFKPETRGLKDPEQVENLQDQSQVMLGQHIRSHYPSQPARFGKLLLLLPSLRFVNSERIELLFFHRTIGNTPMEKLLCDMFKN, encoded by the exons CCAAGAGTCCGGCCCCGGGAAAAGCCCTGAGCCCGGCCCTGGTCTGCAGAGTGTGCGGCGACACCAGCAGCGGGAAACACTACGGCATCTACGCCTGCAACGGCTGCAGCGGCTTCTTCAAGCGCAGCGTGAGGAGGAGGCTCATCTACAG gtgcCAGGCCGGCACAGGCATGTGTGCAGTGGACAAAGCTCATCGTAACCAGTGCCAGGCCTGCCGGCTGAAGAAGTGCCTGCAGGCCGGCATGAACAAAGACG cCGTGCAGAACGAGCGTCAGCCCCGCAGCACAGCTCAGGTCCGCCTGGACTCCATCGACGTGGACACCGACAAGGAG ACCTGGCCACCACACGGGAGCccacctcctcgtcctcctcctcgtcctcctcttcctcctcctcca CGCTGCATCAGTCCCCAGAACAACCACCGCTTCATGGCCAGCCTCATGACGGCTGAAACCTGCGCCAAGCTGGAGCCCGAGGACG TTGACGAAAACATCGACGTAACCAGCAACGAGCCGGAGAGAGCGTCCTCCGAGTATCACATGGCCCTGTATCCATCCAGCTCTGAAAACGTGTACGAGACCTCGGCCAGGCTTCTCTTCATGTCGGTGAAATGGGCCAAAAACCTGCCGGTGTTTTCCAACCTGCCCTTCAGAGACcag gtgatCCTGCTGGAGGAGGCGTGGAGCGAGCTCTTCCTGCTCTGTGCCATCCAGTGGTCGCTGCCTCTGGACAGCTGCCCGCTGCTCTCCCTGCCCGACCTCTGCCCCGGCATGCAGGGGAAAACCAGCTACACCAGCCTGGACCTGCGCCTCCTGCAGGAGGTCTTCAGCCGCTTCAAGGCCCTCGCCGTGGACCCCACGGAGTTTGCCTGCCTCAAGGCCATCGTGCTCTTCAAGCCAG AGACTCGAGGTTTGAAGGATCCGGAGCAGGTGGAGAATCTGCAGGATCAGTCTCAGGTGATGCTGGGACAACACATCCGCTCCCACTACCCCAGTCAACCAGCCAG gttcgggaagctgctcctcctcctcccctccctgcGCTTCGTGAACTCAGAGCGAATCGAGCTGCTGTTCTTCCACAGGACCATCGGAAACACTCCCATGGAGAAACTGCTGTGTGACATGTTCAAGAACTGA
- the LOC117751803 gene encoding receptor for retinol uptake stra6-like codes for MNHSKVELEPFEYSYYDYSDWYSNNAEPTKPPIEVILPCDPTADETLFHVCMLSISLVVMLILAVLTRKNKFCQGFTRGSSSIFSPNNFLDQTQEKGLVMAVFGLVFSKLAVLVIAPDPLPFCKDTPEDIKEYMKIISIFYYPVLYYPLLVCGTLQRRTGYVFGALLSFGHFGVLVWQKFDCPRTPEIYKYYALLATLPQLACLAYMCVQFLLLFVKGPKTDEDLDSSYYTNYVKQLLKTKSSAVSSSSADKPTLVQRILEVPRSYIYTPEKVFRFPLKLAVSVFVALVAIYHAALLLVVLVVPTLHIVRAGIDENIAFLLLGFGIVLSDDRMEVVRIVTFYTWLLEVCYLCAMTLSCVVSLVMLMRSLVLHRSNLRGLYKGDIYSISNSQKSICPSKAGVVCWMGLTGYQAAVVCLGMAVQTVVFFICFLFLVFLIIIPVFHGRNLFVFEIAGKAWPAWLTLTLVTLLQHVTAKFAFIKKEAGTRDLKNRDSLFLLTYLLFLVNTVLGLIVAIWRMVITALFNILHLGRVDISLLHRTSESYDPAYRYYTQFLRVEVSQSHPVMKAFCGLLQDMMVEGGRAGQKIRDAEEGIQVTTLSKATSSRRIRARWQLMYTLVNNPSLLGSRKHFQTLQPSEGVKNGTPKRGSEEEEACKTAAEPVQAATPPASQDQTDGDSK; via the exons ATGAATCACAGCAAAGTGGAGTTGGAGCCTTTTGAATATTCCTACTACGACTATTCAGACTGGTACTCGAACAACGCGGAGCCCACCAAGCCGCCCATAGA AGTTATTTTACCATGTGACCCCACAGCCGACGAAACGCTCTTCCACGTATGCATGTTGTCGATATCT CTGGTGGTCATGCTGATCCTGGCAGTTCTCACCaggaaaaacaaattctgcCAAGGATTCACCAGAGGATCCTCCAGCATCTTCAG tccaaacaaCTTCCTGGACCAGACTCAGGAGAAAGGCCTGGTCATGGCCGTGTTCGGGCTGGTGTTCAGCAAACTGGCCGTGCTGGTGATCGCTCCGGACCCGCTGCCTTTCTGCAAAGACACTCCAGAGGACATTAAAG AGTACATGAAGATCATCTCCATCTTCTACTACCCGGTCCTGTATTACCCTCTGTTGGTCTGCGGCACTCTGCAGCGTCGAACCGGCTACGTGTTTGGGGCGCTCCTCTCCTTCGGCCACTTCGGGGTCCTGGTGTGGCAGAAGTTCGACTGTCCCAGGACGCCAGAG ATCTATAAGTACTACGCTCTGCTCGCCACTCTCCCTCAGCTGGCCTGCCTCGCCTACATGTGCGtccagtttctgctgctgtttgtcaaaGGACCAAAGACGGATGAG gaCCTGGACAGCAGCTACTACACCAACTATGTGAAACAGCTTCTGAAGACAAAGTCCTCCGCTGTCAG ctcctcatctGCAGACAAACCAACACTCGTCCAGAGAATACTGGAGGTTCCCAGGAGTTATATTTATACACCAGAAAAGG TGTTTCGTTTTCCGTTGAAATTGGCCGTATCGGTGTTCGTGGCCCTGGTGGCGATATATCAC GCGGCGCTGTTGCTGGTCGTCCTGGTCGTCCCCACGCTCCACATCGTCCGTGCTGGTATCGATGAAAACATCGCGTTCCTGTTGCTGGGCTTCGGGATCGTCCTCTCCGACGACAGGATGGAGGTCGTCAGGATCGTGACTTTCTACACGTGGTTGCTGGAAG tgtgttacctgtgtgccATGACTCTGTCGTGTGTGGTCAGTCTGGTGATGCTCATGAGGTCTTTGGTTCTCCACAG GTCCAACCTGAGGGGCCTGTACAAAGGAGACATCTACAGCATCTCTAACAGCCAGAAGAGCATCTGTCCATCCAAAGCCGGGGTCGTGTGCTGGATGGGTCTGACGGGATACCAGGCCGCGGTCGTCTGCCTCG GAATGGCCGTGCAGACTGTCGTGTTTttcatctgcttcctgttcctGGTGTTTCTGATCATCATCCCTGTTTTCCACGGTCGTAACCTCTTCGTGTTTGAAATCGCAGGAAAGGCTTG GCCGGCCTGGCTCACGCTCACACTGGTCACACTCCTCCAACACGTGACGGCTAAGTttgcttttattaaaaaagaagcGGGAACAAGAGACTTGAAAAACAG AGACAGCCTGTTCCTCCTGACCTACCTGCTCTTCCTGGTGAACACCGTGCTGGGTCTGATCGTCGCCATCTGGAGGATGGTGATCACGGCGTTGTTCAACATCCTCCATCTTGGCCGCGTGGACATCAGTCTGCTGCACCGCACGTCAGAGTCCTACGACCCGG CCTACAGATACTACACCCAGTTCCTGAGGGTGGAGGTCAGCCAGTCTCACCCGGTGATGAAGGCTTTCTGTGGGCTGCTGCAGGACATGATGGTGGAGGGGGGGCGAGCTGGACAGAAAATACGAGACGCAGAGGAAG GGATCCAGGTGACCACACTGAGCAAGGCGACCAGCAGCCGCAGGATTCGTGCTCGCTGGCAGCTGATGTACACGCTGGTCAACAACCCGTCGCTGCTGGGCTCCAGGAAGCACTTCCAGACGCTGCAGCCCTCGGAGGGCGTCAAGAACGGCACGCCCAAGAgaggcagcgaggaggaggaggcctgcAAGACGGCCGCCGAGCCCGTCCAGGCCGCCACGCCCCCGGCGAGTCAAGATCAAACTGATGGAGACTCCAAATGA
- the LOC117751795 gene encoding immunoglobulin superfamily containing leucine-rich repeat protein 2-like, which yields MAAADALCFTLWISTVVTAVLGCPELCSCFNKNAECSYKDFTEVPGGFPSNVIRLSLTANKISLIPLGSFDNVIQVTSLWLAHNRIVSIEQGTLAPLVHLRNFDINHNKIVDFPWEDLQNLTGLHLLRMDHNEMTHLPRNAFSNLKDLRSLRLDNNRFTTIAEGTFDGLVFLSHLQINNNLFACTCSLDWLRAWISTTTISVLEQNSIVCESPEKLKGEVIGKFPESKCKSPNVTIRTNIHKSTAEGRTLVLTCEFIGNPKPLVLWNIRSRSLKQEVVLSFTEDDSAESEDFALSHHRLKVFNNGTLIIPHLRREDSGNYSCSATNEVGRADDSVSVTVAASPQRTPIAQWTTTPTYIQTRPTTEKIPVSDSDVETQDVMSVEPTVSPTAEMNVPSYDEEPPSRASKCGLTVNTRYISNHVVNGSLDDIKHYTFDFGVIALGVSETEATVRLNPLLIPREKSVNRAAPTSGSLRADSGEGHDLSDVSVHTNGLYLCVSADRKHSAVQWSRIKEGVSTYLFSGLRPGTNYSLCLTYRGEDCEVQVLFATRRRVPNLLIIVSVSICLLTVSTVPLLGATCFHLVYKYRGKTYKLILKAKDQCHMERNLNANFNIRAPHTDSRRKINGSQLDEEEGESVDGVREADTEESVVTESFTLSQCRGNLDDCEVGSEFSDKLPLGAEAVNIMSNYKYPNQ from the coding sequence ATGGCAGCGGCTGACGCCCTCTGCTTCACGTTGTGGATCTCCACAGTCGTCACCGCCGTCCTCGGCTGCCCTGAGCTCTGTAGCTGCTTCAATAAAAATGCTGAATGCTCCTACAAAGACTTCACAGAAGTCCCCGGTGGTTTTCCTTCCAACGTTATAAGATTGAGTCTCACCGCCAACAAGATCAGCCTGATACCGCTGGGGAGTTTCGACAATGTGATCCAGGTGACTTCGCTGTGGTTGGCCCACAACAGGATCGTCTCCATCGAACAAGGGACCCTCGCTCCTTTGGTTCATCTGCGTAACTTTGACATTAACCACAATAAAATCGTAGATTTTCCCTGGGAGGATCTGCAGAACCTCACGGGCCTGCATCTGCTGAGGATGGACCACAACGAGATGACCCACCTGCCGAGGAACGCCTTCTCCAACCTGAAAGACCTGAGGTCCCTCCGACTCGACAACAACAGGTTCACAACCATCGCCGAGGGGACGTTTGACGGTTTGGTGTTTTTGTCCCATTTGCAGATTAACAACAATTTGTTTGCGTGCACCTGTTCCCTCGACTGGCTCCGAGCCTGGATTTCAACGACCACCATCTCAGTCCTGGAGCAGAATTCGATTGTTTGTGAAAGTCCAGAGAAACTCAAAGGGGAAGTGATCGGAAAGTTCCCAGAGTCAAAGTGCAAAAGCCCAAATGTCACAATACGAACAAATATCCATAAGTCGACTGCCGAGGGGAGAACACTGGTCCTGACTTGTGAATTCATAGGAAACCCGAAGCCCCTTGTGCTGTGGAACATTCGCAGCAGAAGCCTGAAGCAGGAGGTGGTTCTGTCGTTCACCGAGGACGACTCTGCAGAATCCGAGGACTTTGCACTGTCCCACCATCGCCTCAAAGTCTTTAACAACGGGACTCTGATCATTCCACACCTGAGGAGAGAAGACTCCGGTAACTACAGCTGCTCGGCCACAAACGAGGTTGGCAGAGCTGACGATTCGGTGTCAGTGACGGTGGCGGCTTCACCACAACGAACGCCCATAGCGCAGTGGACCACGACACCCACTTACATCCAAACACGcccaacaacagagaaaataccTGTCTCTGACTCGGATGTAGAGACACAAGACGTCATGAGCGTTGAACCGACCGTCTCGCCCACTGCAGAGATGAATGTTCCTTCTTATGACGAGGAACCTCCGTCACGTGCTAGTAAATGTGGCCTGACGGTGAACACCAGGTACATTTCTAACCACGTCGTCAACGGCAGCCTGGATGACATCAAACACTACACGTTTGATTTTGGCGTCATTGCCTTAGGGGTGTCAGAGACGGAGGCAACGGTGCGACTCAACCCGCTTCTCATACCCAGAGAGAAGAGCGTCAACCGGGCTGCCCCCACATCCGGGAGCCTCCGCGCCGACAGCGGAGAAGGTCATGACCTTTCAGACGTCTCCGTCCACACCAATGGCTTGTACCTGTGCGTCTCCGCCGATCGCAAACACTCGGCCGTGCAGTGGTCGAGAATCAAAGAAGGCGTTAGCACGTATCTGTTCAGCGGTTTACGCCCCGGCACCAACTACTCCCTGTGTCTGACCTACAGAGGGGAGGACTGCGAGGTGCAGGTGCTGTTCGCCACCAGGAGGAGGGTCCCCAACCTGCTCATCATCGTCTCCGTCAGCATCTGCCTCCTCACCGTGTCCACCGTGCCTCTGCTCGGCGCCACCTGCTTCCACCTGGTGTACAAATACCGCGGCAAGACGTACAAGCTGATCCTGAAGGCCAAAGACCAGTGCCACATGGAGAGGAACCTCAACGCCAACTTCAACATCCGAGCGCCGCACACCGACTCCCGGAGGAAGATTAACGGCAGCCAgctggacgaggaggagggggagagcgTGGACGGAGTGAGGGAGGCCGACACGGAGGAAAGCGTGGTGACCGAGTCGTTCACTTTGTCCCAGTGCCGAGGAAACTTAGACGACTGCGAGGTCGGATCTGAGTTCAGTGATAAGTTACCTCTGGGAGCCGAAGCTGTGAATATTATGAGCAACTACAAATATCCGAATCAGTAA